One stretch of Gambusia affinis linkage group LG05, SWU_Gaff_1.0, whole genome shotgun sequence DNA includes these proteins:
- the cdc42l gene encoding cell division cycle 42, like — protein sequence MQTIKCVVVGDGAVGKTCLLISYTTNKFPSEYVPTVFDNYAVTVMIGGEPYTLGLFDTAGQEDYDRLRPLSYPQTDVFLVCFSVVSPSSFENVKEKWVPEISHHCPSTPFLLVGTQVDLREDSNTLEKLAKNKQRPLFPESGEKLARELKAVKYVECSALTQRGLKNVFDEAILAALEPPEIKTKRKCVLL from the exons ATGCAGACTATAAAATGTGTAGTGGTAGGGGACGGTGCAGTTGGAAAAACCTGCTTGTTGATCTCCTACACAACCAACAAGTTCCCCTCAGAATACGTGCCCACA gTTTTTGACAATTATGCTGTGACGGTGATGATTGGGGGGGAGCCCTACACGCTGGGCCTCTTCGATACAGCAG GTCAGGAGGATTACGACAGGCTGCGTCCTCTCAGCTACCCACAAACAGATGTTTTCCTCGTGTGCTTCTCAGTTGTCTCCCCGTCGTCGTTTGAAAACGTCAAAGAAAAG TGGGTTCCGGAGATTTCTCACCACTGTCCAAGCACACCTTTCCTGTTAGTGGGAACGCAAGTAGACCTGCGGGAAGACAGCAACACCCTGGAGAAGCtggctaaaaacaaacagcgCCCCCTGTTCCCTGAGAGCGGGGAGAAGCTGGCTCGGGAGCTCAAAGCCGTCAAATACGTGGAGTGCTCTGCGCTCACGCAG CGAGGGCTGAAGAACGTGTTTGATGAGGCCATACTGGCGGCGCTAGAACCTCCCGAGATCAAAACGAAGAGGAAATGTGTTCTCCTATAA
- the mlf2 gene encoding myeloid leukemia factor 2 isoform X1 — MFRFLNDAEDDPFMMDPFAAHRQQMRTMFGPFAMDPFALTPQIQPHRVARRQAGPLAPFGMMGMGGGFMDMFGMMGEMMGNVERMSGSPNCQTFSSSTVISYSSTDPGAPKVYQQTSQTRTGPGGIRETRQSMRDSESGLERLAIGHHIGERAHIMARSRNRRTGDREERQDFINLDESDAAAFDEEWRREAVRYVPPHARALEYGQDPRGGGQQLALPAPSSSTSPHRHESPRHRQHPTRPRYDW; from the exons ATGTTCCGCTTCTTGAATGACGCCGAAGACGATCCCTTCATGAT GGATCCGTTTGCTGCCCACAGGCAGCAGATGAGGACGATGTTTGGACCATTCGCCATGGATCCGTTCGCTCTCACCCCCCAGATTCAGCCGCACCGTGTGGCACGCAGACAG GCGGGTCCACTGGCTCCCTTTGGCATGATGGGAATG GGAGGCGGGTTCATGGATATGTTTGGCATGATGGGAGAAATGATGGGAAACGTG GAAAGAATGTCCGGATCGCCAAactgtcaaacattttcctcctCAACAGTGATCTCGTATTCGTCCACAGACCCTGGAGCTCCCAAAGTTTATCAACAGACGAGTCAAACAAGAACAGGCCCCGGAGGG ATCCGTGAGACACGGCAGTCGATGAGGGACAGCGAGAGCGGCCTGGAGCGCCTCGCCATCGGCCACCACATCGGGGAGCGAGCGCACATAATGGCGCGCTCACGAAACAGGCGCACCGGAGATCGAGAGGAAAGGCAAGACTTCATCAACCTTGATGAGA GTGACGCAGCAGCGTTTGATGAGGAGTGGAGGAGGGAGGCAGTACGATACGTCCCCCCACATGCCCGTGCGCTGGAGTACGGTCAGGACCCGCGCGGAGGAGGGCAGCAGCTGGCCCTTCCTGCCCCTTCCAGCTCTACATCCCCCCATCGACATGAGTCTCCTCGACATCGTCAGCATCCCACCCGTCCGCGTTACGACTGGTGA
- the wnt4b gene encoding wingless-type MMTV integration site family, member 4b, with amino-acid sequence MPTVSPVNLSAPLLLLLLLLLLCSTHTTMATNWLSLARLPRSRAVSGAAPCARLRGLTPGQVGVCRARGEVMESVRKAAEMVIEECQHQFRNRRWNCSTTPRGINVFGRVMNQGTREAAFVHALSSAAVAVAVTRACTRGELERCGCDRKVRGVSPEGFQWSGCSDNLSYGVAFSQTFVDEPERAKGLSAGRPLMNLHNNEAGRKAILHNMQVECKCHGVSGSCELKTCWKVMPPFRRVGVVLKERFDGATEVRLTRIGSRPALLPRDPYVKPPAARDLVYVAPSPDFCHLDPDNGIPGTAGRRCNGTSRLAPDGCELVCCGPGYRAGRAEVVQRCSCKFSWCCSVRCQQCKNTVTIHTCRV; translated from the exons ATGCCAACTGTCTCACCTGTCAATCTCTCGGCACCactgctcctcctgctgctgctgctgctgctatgcAGCACCCACACCACCATGGCAACCAACTGGCT CTCCCTGGCGAGGCTGCCTCGCTCCAGAGCCGTGTCTGGTGCCGCTCCATGTGCCCGGCTGAGGGGGCTGACCCCGGGGCAGGTGGGGGTGTGCAGGGCAAGAGGGGAGGTCATGGAGTCCGTAcgcaaagcagcagaaatggtCATAGAAGAG TGTCAGCATCAGTTCAGGAATCGCCGCTGGAACTGCTCCACCACGCCACGTGGGATCAACGTGTTCGGAAGAGTCATGAATCAAG GCACTCGTGAGGCAGCGTTTGTGCACGCTCTGTCTTCAGCAGCAGTGGCGGTGGCCGTGACCCGAGCCTGCACCCGTGGGGAGCTGGAGAGGTGTGGCTGCGACAGGAAGGTCAGAGGTGTCAGCCCTGAAG GCTTCCAGTGGTCAGGGTGCAGTGACAACCTGTCCTATGGCGTGGCGTTTTCTCAAACCTTTGTGGATGAACCTGAGCGGGCCAAAGGGCTGTCAGCGGGACGCCCACTCATGAACCTCCACAACAATGAGGCCGGTCGAAAG GCCATCCTGCACAACATGCAGGTAGAGTGTAAATGTCACGGTGTCTCTGGCTCCTGTGAGTTAAAAACCTGCTGGAAAGTCATGCCCCCATTCAGACGTGTTGGCGTTGTACTCAAGGAACGCTTTGATGGAGCCACAGAG GTCCGATTGACTCGTATTGGGTCCAGGCCAGCATTGCTCCCTCGTGACCCCTACGTCAAACCCCCTGCTGCCAGAGACCTTGTGTATGTGGCACCCTCCCCAGATTTCTGCCACCTTGACCCAGATAACGGCATCCCAGGGACTGCTGGTAGAAGATGCAACG GAACGTCCCGGCTGGCTCCAGATGGCTGTGAGCTGGTGTGCTGTGGGCCCGGCTACAGAGCGGGCCGGGCCGAGGTGGTGCAGCGCTGCTCCTGCAAGTTTTCCTGGTGCTGCTCAGTCCGCTGCCAGCAGTGCAAGAATACAGTCACCATTCACACCTGCAGAGTTTGA
- the mlf2 gene encoding myeloid leukemia factor 2 isoform X2, with amino-acid sequence MRTMFGPFAMDPFALTPQIQPHRVARRQAGPLAPFGMMGMGGGFMDMFGMMGEMMGNVERMSGSPNCQTFSSSTVISYSSTDPGAPKVYQQTSQTRTGPGGIRETRQSMRDSESGLERLAIGHHIGERAHIMARSRNRRTGDREERQDFINLDESDAAAFDEEWRREAVRYVPPHARALEYGQDPRGGGQQLALPAPSSSTSPHRHESPRHRQHPTRPRYDW; translated from the exons ATGAGGACGATGTTTGGACCATTCGCCATGGATCCGTTCGCTCTCACCCCCCAGATTCAGCCGCACCGTGTGGCACGCAGACAG GCGGGTCCACTGGCTCCCTTTGGCATGATGGGAATG GGAGGCGGGTTCATGGATATGTTTGGCATGATGGGAGAAATGATGGGAAACGTG GAAAGAATGTCCGGATCGCCAAactgtcaaacattttcctcctCAACAGTGATCTCGTATTCGTCCACAGACCCTGGAGCTCCCAAAGTTTATCAACAGACGAGTCAAACAAGAACAGGCCCCGGAGGG ATCCGTGAGACACGGCAGTCGATGAGGGACAGCGAGAGCGGCCTGGAGCGCCTCGCCATCGGCCACCACATCGGGGAGCGAGCGCACATAATGGCGCGCTCACGAAACAGGCGCACCGGAGATCGAGAGGAAAGGCAAGACTTCATCAACCTTGATGAGA GTGACGCAGCAGCGTTTGATGAGGAGTGGAGGAGGGAGGCAGTACGATACGTCCCCCCACATGCCCGTGCGCTGGAGTACGGTCAGGACCCGCGCGGAGGAGGGCAGCAGCTGGCCCTTCCTGCCCCTTCCAGCTCTACATCCCCCCATCGACATGAGTCTCCTCGACATCGTCAGCATCCCACCCGTCCGCGTTACGACTGGTGA